The following nucleotide sequence is from Komagataeibacter medellinensis NBRC 3288.
GGGGCCGGATGCGGGTTATGGGTTCAACCCGCCCGGCCGCGCGCGCAGCACGCCGGGCCACGGGAGCAGGGGCGCGCAGCAGGCCGCAGGCCCCCCAGCCCAGCAGCAGCAGACCCACCAAAACTTCGGCAACACCCATCAGCATGGGGGGCGGCGATGCATGAAAGTTCACTCTCCAGTTAACGGGCGGCAGCCTGTCTAGACCAGTCCGCCCGTTTTTACACCTGCAAAAACAGCACGCCATGTAACGGCCTGCAAACCCTTGCCACAGCACCGGAGAACCCAGGCCATGGACTGGCAGGAACTCAGCCAAACCTACCCGCGCGACCCGGACCTGCCCGCGCGCGCCCACCGCCTGGCGGCACTGGGGCGCGTGCTGGAGGGCACGCAGTACGACGCCATTCCCAACCCCTTTGGCCGGGAATATAACGGGGCGGGAGAATACATCCCGCTCTCGGCGCGCAGGCCATCGGTGCGCACCAACATGTGCCGCGCGGTGGTGGATGATGCGGTCTCGCTGCTGTTCGGGGCCTCGCACTGGCCCGGCCTTGTGGCTACCGACCCGCACCTGCCCACCATACTGGCCCAGCTTGCGGCCGAAACCGCGCTGCCCGCGCTGATGATGCAAGCCGCAACCCGTGGTGCCATCGGGTCCAGCGCCATGCTGCTTGAAGCCGTGCAGCACGGCCTGCGCATACAGGTGCATGATACCCGTTACCTGACCCCCGCATGGGATGGCGCGGGCGAGATCGCCACCATGACCGAGTGCTACAAGGTAACTGGCGCCATGCTGGCGGCACAGGGCTGGCCCATCGGGGTGGATGACGCCACCAGCGTCTTCTGGTGGCTTCGCGCATGGGACCGCACGGACTGCCATGTTTACGTGCCGCAGCGTGTCGATGCCGGGCTGCCCACACGCATCGACCCTGCGCGCAGCACCCATCACGGCCTTGGTTTCGTGCCGTGGGTGTGGATGGCCAACCTGGCCGCACCCGGCGTGATGGATGGCCCATGCACCTTCGCGCCCGCCATTGATACGGTGATCGAGTGTGACTACCTACTCTCGCAATCCGGGCGGGGGCTGAAATACAGCGCCGATCCCCGGCTTGTCATCCGCGCGGGGCCGGACCCCTACGCGGATGGCACGCCCGCCAGCAGCGGCGGCGCTTCCACGGCCCTTACGCTACCGCTGGATGGCGATGCCAAGCTGCTGGAAATAAACGGCGATGCGGCGGGAGCCATGCGCGACCATTACCGCGAACTACGCGCCAGCGTGATGGAGCAGATCCACGGCAACCGCGCGCAGGCCGACAGCCTGTCCGCCCCCACATCGGGCCGTGCAATGGAAATGCTCTACCAGCCGCTGCTGTGGCTGACCGATCGCATGCGGCTCAGTTATGGGGAATACGGGCTGCTGGCGCTGTACCGCATGGCCTGCCGCTTCTCGCACGTGCTGGCCGGTGGGCTGCGCATTGGCGGGCAGGATTACGTGGGGCTGGATGCGGCCGGGCTTGCACTGCAATGGCCGCCCTACTTCCCCGGCACCGAGGGCGAGATTGCCCAACTGGCGCAGGGGCTGGGGGTGGCGGTGCAGGGTGGTTTCCTGTCGCGCCAGAGTGCGTGCGCCCTGTTTGCCGCGCGCGCGGGCGTGCCGGGGCCTCATGGCGAATGGGCACGCATCAATGCCAGCAGCCCGACCTGACATTCATTATTACGGAGTAACGACATGACCGCCAGCGTGCCTCAGTCCCCCAACCCTGAAACCCTGCGCCACGAGATGGATGCCCTGCGTGCCGAACGTGATGCGGCAGTCGCTGCCCGCGCCACGCTGGAGGCCGACCTTGCGCGCGCTACCGAACAGGCCACTACCGCGCGCACCCGCGCCAGCCGCGCCGTAATCCGCGCCGAGGCCCGCGCCATGGCCGCCCGCATGGGGGCGGTGGAACCGGCTGATGTGGTGCGGCTGGTGGACCTGTCCACTGTTACATTGGCCGAGGATGGCACACCGCAGGGGCTGGATAGCCTGATGGAGGCCGCGCGTGAAAGCCGGGCCTACCTGTTCACCCCGGCCCAGCCTGCATCGGGGGCTGCGACTGGCACCACCGCCGCAGGCCCCGCCCCGCGCGCGGGTGACCCGACCCCGTTCGATGCCCGCACGGCAGGCGCGCGCGACGTGAAGGCCGCCGCCAGTGCGGCGGGCCTGCGTTGGCCCGTGGCGAATTAGGGCTGTTGCGGGCGCAGGCAGGCAGCCTGCCACTTCCTGCGCCCAAAACAGGTTTCCAGTAAAACGGATAGAAACCAGATTATGGAAAATGCCGTGTGCCGTGGAATGTAGATAAAGCTGTCCTGTTTCTTTGGAAAAATGCCAGATCACACCGCAAGGGAGAATGGGCAAGGTTTATACGCGCAGTCATTGAAGAATATGATTTCTGAAAACAGCAAAAAACAGGTCACTGAGAGATTGTTTGAAAACAAATCATTGATAAAAAATAAGAAAAGTTTTTGGGTGTCGCCTTTTTTCAAAAAAGGCGGCGTCTTCTGAAGCTTTTTGGAAAAAGCTTCACCAAAAACTTTTATAATTTCAGGATATTATTGAACCCGACTTTTCAAACAGCCTCTGACAAAAAACATGGACGTTTTTTAAAGGCTGCGTCCCCCGCGGCTTCCTGAAAGCAGAAACGTCCTTATGACTGCCAGATGTCCCCGACCTTTTCCCCGTTCCGCGCCTGCGCCGCGCGCGGAACGGGCAAGGGGTTGCTAACCGGCCATGTCCCTTATCCACCACCCGGCCCCTTCATGGCGCAGCCTGCCATGACCGCCCCTGCCGCCGCCAGGCGCTTCGCCCGGCGGCTTTTTTGCGTTCTTTCAAAGGAAATGAACTTCATGGCCATTGCCAATTTCCCCGCCGCCCTGCAGCCGGTCATCCAGCAGGGGTTCCTCTCGCGCGCGTTCCAGGATGCGCTGCAATCGCGGCTGGGCTTCCGCTCCATTGCCGACCAGATGGAATTCCCCGCCCGCATCGGCCAGACCATTACCGATACCCGCGCAGGCCTCCTGCCGCCCGCCACCACACCACTTAACCCCACAGCCAATACCAGCTTCGATAACGGCATGACGCCCGCACAGTGGTCGGTGGAGCAGTACACGCTCACCATCAACCAGTACGGCAACACCATGGACCTCAACCAGGTGACCGAGGGCGTGGGCATTGCCAACCAGTTCCTGGCCAATGCCGCGCGCCTTGGCATCAATGCCCGGCAGACGCTGGACCGTCTGGCGCGCAACGCCCTGTTTGGCGGCGCACAGAACGGGGTGGGTGGCTACCTGGGGGGCAATACGCGCGTTACCACAACACTGGGTGCCGCAGGCAGCGTGGTTGCGGTGGATGACATCCGCGGCTTCCAGAACATCCTGTCCGATGAAGGGCAGGTAATTTCGGTTGGCGCCAGCAATGGCATGACGGTAACCATCGGCGCGGGGTCGTACACGCTGATGGGCGTAACGGCGGATGCCGCCAATACATCTACCGCACCCGATGGCATTTCGGGCACGCTTGCACTTTCGGATAATGTTTCAGTTTCCAACGCAACGGCTGGCAATGCGGTGGTGGCGGCAACCGCCCCGCTGGTACTGCGGCCCGCCAGCCGCGCCACCACGGCGGCACTGGTGTCGGGGGACCTTCTGACAGTGCAGACCATCCTGTCCGCGCTGGCAACCCTGCGCGACAACAACGTGCCCACACCCGATGGCGGGGTGTACCACTGCTACCTGGACAATGCGCAGCTGCTGGGTCTGTTCCGCGATGCGGACTTCAAGCTGCTCTATCGTGGCCAGTACGGCTCCGATACATACCAGACCGGCCAGATCTTCGACCTGCTGGGCGTGCGCTTCATCCCCACCACCGAGGCCCCGCAGCAGGCCAGCCTGGGGGTGGGGGCGATCCACCGCGCGATCATCTGCGGGCAGGGCGCGCTGATTGAAGGCGATTACGCCAATATCGGCACGCATTACGCCCCGCTGCTTGATGGTGGGGAGCTTACGGATGTTGAGGGCGTGTGCATGATCACCCGCCCGGCACTGGACCGGCTGGCGCAGATCATCGCGCAGTCGTGGTCATGGATTGGCGGGTTTGCACTGCCCACGGACCTTACCGCCAATACGGCGGTCATTCCCACCGCCACCAACAGCTACCTCAAGCGTGGTGTGGTGATCGAAAGCCTGGGGGCGGCGTAACGCCTGCGCACAATACCGGGGCGGGGCGCGATACACCGCGCCGCGCCCTGAGCGGACCAGCACAGACAGACCGGGGGCAGACATGACCGACATCACGCCCGCCACCACGGGCACGACCACCGGCACCGTAACGGCCGCCACTGCGGGCATGGGAACTACGGCAACAGACCCGGACACAACGGATACGGGCATGACCGGCACAAACGCCACAGGTGCACCAACAGGCGGCACCACAGCCATGACAGACACGAACAGCGCGGATATGGCTACAGGGAATGACGTGGCGCCAGTCCCTTGTGCCAGCGTCGCACAGCCTCCCACCGCCGCCACCATGACCGACACGCCGCTGGTGGATGCCGAACTGGCACAGGCGCGGCGCTACATGGGCTATCCCGCGCTGGGCGGGCAGGACAGTGGCATGCAGTCGTGGCGGTTTTTCCGCGTTTATGGCTTCAATGAATGGCGGCTGCGCAACCTTGCCCCCACCGAATGCGCGCAGGCCCGCGCCTTTGTGGCCCAGTGCCAGATGCTGGAGGGCGCGATCATGGCGGCAACTGGCAACCTTGATACCGACAGGGCTGCGGTCTGGACCCGCAACCGCACGGAAGTAACCGACCGGTTCACGCTGTACACACGCTGGCGGGTGCAGCTATGCAACTTCCTGGGCGTGCCGCCGGGGCCGGGACTGCGCGGGGCGGGGGAGATCATCATCTGATGGACCAGCCCACCCTGTGCCACCTGGCGGCAAGGGGCTTTGCCCGTGCCGCTACCCGTATTGGCGCGCCCGCCACGCAATACCGCCCCACCGCGCCCGCCAGTCCGTGTGCCACACCGCATGCACGGGTCATGGCGGCCTTCAATAACGACCGCGCCTTCGGCTTTGTCGGGCCTGCATTGTGGGATGTGCCCTTCGTCTTTGCTCTGCTGGACACGACGGATGTGCGGGCAGGCGATATTGTGGTGTGCGGGACCGAGACCTACTTCATTGCCCGTGCCGAGCCGTTCCGTCCACCTTTATGCGTGCTGTGCAATGCGGTGGTGAATATCAGCACGACATTGCCGGTGGCGGCGGATGTGGCTGCTCCGGGCGGATATGCCACATCGGGCGATGTGTCGGCCCAGGCCACCATTGCCACTGGCTGGCCTGCCATGATCCGCCCTGGCAGCGGGGCAGGGGTGCCGGGGCCGGTGCAGCCGGGCAGCATCCATACGGGCGGGTACGAAATGTTCCTGCCCGCCATTCCCACCGTAACCGTGCAACCCGCCATGTGGGCTGATGACGGGGCGGGCAGCCGCTACACCATTGGCGCGGCGCGTGCCAGCCCATGGGGCGTGCGCTGCCAGTTGGGGCGCCAGCAGATATAGCAAGGAAGTTTCTGGTAAAACTTTTTTCAAAAATCTTCAAGAAAAGCCGCCTTTTTTCAAGAAGGCGGCACCCAAAAACTTCTGTTCCTTTCTGAATACTTTCCTGCCGGGCAATCAGCACGGGAATACGACCAGCATGGCTGATATTTCTACAATCTCCACTACCATCGCAACGGCGTTGGCAGCCGCCCTGTGCCCCGATGGCACCGCCAGCGGGGCCGTGACCGGGCGGCCGCTCATCATCCGCCGGGGCGGGCTGACACAGGCCGATCTGGGGGATGCGGCACATACGCTCCAGCAGGGCTGCGATTTCATTGGCATTGTCGACCTGCCCGAAAGCTGGACCCGGCTGGATGAACCTCTCGGCCGCCCATGGCGGGCGAACAACCAGACCCCCGCCACCGTCAGCATAAGTGTAACCGGCACCACCGCCACCATATCAGTTACGGGCAGTGCCATGCCAACGGGCACGGTGGGCCTGCGCATAGGCGGCCTGCCGGGGGTGAATGGCACGGCGTGTAGCCTGCATGTGGCAATGCCGGGCGATACGGCAGCGGACATTGCGGCCATGCTGGCGGCCAGCCTGCCCGGCGCCGTAGCCACGGGCGCCAGCCTGACACTGCCTGCGGGCTGCACCGCGCAGGCCATCAACGCGGGCACGCAGGCAGCACGCTGTGTTGCGCGCAGGCAGAGCCAGATGTTTGTCATCACTGCATGGTCGGCCCTACCTGCCGCGCGTGACGTGCTGGGCCAGGCGATCAGTGACGCGCTGGCCCTGACCGACTGGCTGACGGACGAAAACGGCTCCACCTTCCGCATCGAGGCCCGCGCCGCCACCAATGACGATACCGCCATGAACCGGGGCCTGTTTTCACGCCCCGCGCGCTACCTCGTCACATTCGATACCGACCTGACCCGCACCACACCTGTCATGCTGGCGGGCGGCGTGGGGGTCGGTCCTACGGTCGTGACGGGTGACGTACTGCTTGACCAATAAAAGCGGGACTGACCGTCTGCCGCCGCCCTTGGGCAAGGGCAACAGGTGCCGCATGTCCCACGATAGCAGCCCTGGCGGAAACATTCCCACGGCTGCGGGATGTCTTGCGCCCGGCTTTCACCCCACCCGTTTCGCTCACCACGCGCATCCGCGCCTTCAGGGAAAGAAACCCGCATGACCATCTACCAGTCCGGCCAGATCAACACCAACAGCCTGAACGTGCCCGACCTGTATGTGCAGGTCCTCAAACCGCAGAACATTGCGCTCAATGATGTCTCCACCGGGCGCATCGGTCTGGTGGGCACCGCCACATGGGGGCCGGTGGGCACGCCGGTCATTGTGGGGAGCATGGGGGACTGCCTGTCCGCCTTCGGCCCCAAGCAGGCGCTGGCCAGCGATATCGGCACCGCCGTCAACATCGCCATCATGCAGGGCGCATCGGATTTCCGCTGCGTGCGCGTAAGTGATGGTACCGACGCCGCCGCCACCGGCACGCTCGATGGCGTGAGCCTGACCGCGATGCACACCGGCAGCGCGGGCAATGCGCTTAGCGCCACGCTGGTGGCCGATCCCATTATCACCACGCATTACACCCTGAGCATAAGCCACGCCACGCTGGGCAGCCGTAGCTACCGGGGGACCACGTGGGCGGTGCTGGCAACGGCGGTAGCGGCGGACAGCATGGCGCTGGTGCGCATCGGCCTGCCATCCACCGTGCCCGCCCTTGCCGCAGGCTCGGTCACGCTGGCGGGCGGGGCGGATGGCGCGGCACCGACCACGGCGGCCTTCCTCGGCACCGATGGCGCAACCCGCACCGGGCTGTACGCCCTGCGCGGACAGGGCTGTGCGCTGGGTATACTGGCGGGTGTGAGTGACAGCACGAGCTGGACCACGCAGGCCGCGTTCGGCCTGGGGGAAGGAGTGTACATGATCGCCTGCGGCCCGGCGGGCGATGGTATCGCCAGTGCCGTGGCCGCCAAGGCCGCAGCCGGGCTGGACAGCTACGCCGTCAAGCTGATGTTTGGCGACTGGCTATGGTGGAATGACGACACCAACGGCACCATGCTGGTCCCGCCGCAGGCGTTTGTGGCCGGACTGCTGGGCGGGCTTTCGCCCGAGCGCTCGAGCCTGAACAAGGAACTGTATGGCGCCATTGGCAGCCAGAAGGCGGGGCTTGTCTCGGGTGGTACGAGCCAGACCTATTCCACCGCCGAGCTTTCGGCCCTGTTTGCCGCCGGTATCGACGTAATCTGCAATCCCGCTCCCGGCGGCAGCTATTGGGCGGTGCGCGGCGGCATCAGCACCTCCAGCGACGGGGTGAGTGATGATGACAGCTATACCCGCCTGACCAACTACCTTGCCGAGACCCTGAACGCGGGCATGGGCGCCTTTGTGGGCGAGGTCATCAGCGCCACGCTGTTTGGTGATATCCGCGCCGTGCTGCTGGGCACGCTGTCCAACATGGCGGCCAGCGGCATCCTGGCCAGCGCATCATGGGCGGTGGTGTGCGATGCCACCAACAACCCGCAGGCCGAAACCGCCCTGGGCTACGTACGCGCCGATGTGCAGGTGCGCTACCAGGGCATCAACCGCTTCTTTGTCGTCAACCTGCAAGGTGGGGCAAGTGTTACGCTGGCCGCCGCTACCGCGGGCTGACCACCCCGCCATTACGGGCCGCCCACGCTGGCGGCTCCTTGTTTTTCCAGTTCCCATGGAGCGATGAATGTCTACCAAACCCTTCAATATCGGCCGCGACTGCCGCGTGGTGCTGGTTTATGACGGCAGCCGCATCGACCTGCCCACGGTTACCGGCTTCAACGCCCAGCAGCGCACGCACCAGCTGACCTCTAACCCGCTCAATGACATGCCGCTGTTCTACGACGTGCCGGGCGGCTGGGGCGGACAGTTCACCTTCCAGCGTGACAGCGCGGGGGCGGATGACCTGTTTGCCGCGATTGAAAGCGGCTTCTGGTCGGCGGGCACGGTGGTGCTGGGCAGCATCTACCAGTACGTGAGCGAATGCGATGGCACGCTCAGCACGTATGAGTTCATCGGTGCGTCCCTGCAACT
It contains:
- a CDS encoding portal protein translates to MDWQELSQTYPRDPDLPARAHRLAALGRVLEGTQYDAIPNPFGREYNGAGEYIPLSARRPSVRTNMCRAVVDDAVSLLFGASHWPGLVATDPHLPTILAQLAAETALPALMMQAATRGAIGSSAMLLEAVQHGLRIQVHDTRYLTPAWDGAGEIATMTECYKVTGAMLAAQGWPIGVDDATSVFWWLRAWDRTDCHVYVPQRVDAGLPTRIDPARSTHHGLGFVPWVWMANLAAPGVMDGPCTFAPAIDTVIECDYLLSQSGRGLKYSADPRLVIRAGPDPYADGTPASSGGASTALTLPLDGDAKLLEINGDAAGAMRDHYRELRASVMEQIHGNRAQADSLSAPTSGRAMEMLYQPLLWLTDRMRLSYGEYGLLALYRMACRFSHVLAGGLRIGGQDYVGLDAAGLALQWPPYFPGTEGEIAQLAQGLGVAVQGGFLSRQSACALFAARAGVPGPHGEWARINASSPT
- a CDS encoding phage tail sheath protein; amino-acid sequence: MTIYQSGQINTNSLNVPDLYVQVLKPQNIALNDVSTGRIGLVGTATWGPVGTPVIVGSMGDCLSAFGPKQALASDIGTAVNIAIMQGASDFRCVRVSDGTDAAATGTLDGVSLTAMHTGSAGNALSATLVADPIITTHYTLSISHATLGSRSYRGTTWAVLATAVAADSMALVRIGLPSTVPALAAGSVTLAGGADGAAPTTAAFLGTDGATRTGLYALRGQGCALGILAGVSDSTSWTTQAAFGLGEGVYMIACGPAGDGIASAVAAKAAAGLDSYAVKLMFGDWLWWNDDTNGTMLVPPQAFVAGLLGGLSPERSSLNKELYGAIGSQKAGLVSGGTSQTYSTAELSALFAAGIDVICNPAPGGSYWAVRGGISTSSDGVSDDDSYTRLTNYLAETLNAGMGAFVGEVISATLFGDIRAVLLGTLSNMAASGILASASWAVVCDATNNPQAETALGYVRADVQVRYQGINRFFVVNLQGGASVTLAAATAG
- a CDS encoding phage scaffolding protein; the protein is MTASVPQSPNPETLRHEMDALRAERDAAVAARATLEADLARATEQATTARTRASRAVIRAEARAMAARMGAVEPADVVRLVDLSTVTLAEDGTPQGLDSLMEAARESRAYLFTPAQPASGAATGTTAAGPAPRAGDPTPFDARTAGARDVKAAASAAGLRWPVAN